The following is a genomic window from Lysinibacillus sp. JNUCC-52.
CATGAGTTAAAACCAGCAGAAGGTTCTCGTAAGCAACGCAATCGCGTTGGTCGTGGTATCGGTTCTGGTAACGGTAAAACTGCGGGTAGAGGTCATAAAGGTCAAAACTCTCGATCTGGCGGCGGTGTACGCCCAGGCTTTGAGGGCGGACAAAACCCGTTATTCCGTCGTTTACCAAAACGTGGCTTTACGAACATTAACCGTAAAGAATACGCTATCGTTAACCTTGACACATTAAACCGTTTCGAAGACGGTGCAGAAGTAACAACTGCATTATTACTTGAAACTGGTCTTGTGAGCAATGAAAAAGCTGGAATTAAAGTTCTTGGTAATGGAACACTTAACAAAAAGCTTACTGTAAAAGCTCATAAATTCTCAGCTTCAGCGAAAGAAGCAATCGAGAATGCCGGCGGAACTACTGAGGTGATTTAATGTTTCAGACAATCTCTAACTTTATGCGTGTTCGAGATATAAGAAATAAAATCATTTTCACTCTTTTAATGTTAATCGTATTCCGTATTGGTACATTTATACCAGTACCGAACGTTGACGCAAATGTATTAAAGGCAACTGATGAGTTTAACCTCGTTGGTTTCCTCAATACTTTTGGCGGTGGTGCTTTGAAAAACTTCTCTATCTTCGCGATGGGAATTATGCCATACATCACAGCCTCAATTATTGTTCAGTTATTGCAAATGGACGTAGTACCGAAGTTTGCTGAGTGGGCAAAGCAAGGTGAAGTCGGAAGACGTAAACTTGCACAATTTACTCGTTACTTTACAATTATTCTTGCCTTTATCCAATCGTTCGCGATGTCATTTGGTTTCAATAAAATGTATGGTGGATCTTTGATTAAAGAAGAGGGAATTCTAACGTATGTTACAATTTCAATTGTATTGACAGCGGGTACAGCTTTCCTTGTATGGCTTGCTGAGCAAATTACTGCACATGGTGTTGGTAATGGTATTTCTGTTGTAATTTTCGCAGGTATCGTTGCAGCATTACCTACAGGAATAAACCAAATTTATGCACAACAAATTGAGGGTGCTGGTGATAAACTGTTTATTAACATTATCATTCTTGCATTACTTGCTTTGATTTTACTTGCAATTGTCGTGGGTGTTATTTACGTGCAACAAGCACTTCGTAAAATCCCAATTCAATATGCAAAACGAGTTACTGGACGCAACCAACAAACTGGTGGTCAACAAACGCACTTACCGTTAAAAGTAAATGCTGCAGGGGTTATTCCGGTAATCTTCTCAGTAGCGTTCCTTGTTACGCCTCGTACGTTAGCAGCGTTCTTTGGTCAAAATGATGTAACAACATTCATTGAAAACACGTTCGATTATCAGAAACCTGTTGGGATGTTGATTTATGTTGCATTGATCGTCGCGTTCACATATTTCTATGCATTCGTACAAGTGAATCCAGAAAATGTGGCAGACAACTTGAAAAAACAAGGTGCTTACATTCCAGGTATTCGCCCGGGTGAAAACACTCAAACGTATTTAACAAGCGTGTTATATCGTCTGACTTTTGTTGGCGCGATATTCTTAACTGTAATTGCTGTAATGCCGATTATATTCATCAACCTTATGAATCTACCTGCTTCAGTGCAAATCGGTGGTACTAGTATAATTATCGTAGTCGGCGTAGCGCTAGAAACGATGAAACAGCTAGAATCCCAACTTGTTAAACGTCACTACAAAGGCTTTATGAAATAATGTTGATTTTTAGGGAACGTTCCTCGTTTCCTAAAAATCAGCAAACCTTTTGTGGGAGGACTATTTCCGATGAATATCGTTTTAATGGGTCTGCCAGGTGCTGGTAAAGGTACACAGGCAGATAAAATTGTAGAGAAGTACGCAATTCCTCATATTTCTACAGGAGATATGTTCCGTGCCGCTATTAAAGAAGGTACAGAACTAGGCTTACAGGCTAAATCGTTTATGGATCAAGGTGCTTTAGTACCTGATGAAGTAACGATTGGTATTGTTCGTGAGCGACTTGCTAAACCTGATTGTGAAAAGGGCTTCTTATTAGATGGATTCCCACGTACTGTTCCACAAGCTGAAGCATTAGATAGCATTTTAGCTAATCTTGGTAAAGCTATTGAGCATACGATTAACATTCAAGTTGAGAAAGATGAGCTTATTGCTCGTTTATCAGGTCGTCGTATTTGTAAAACTTGCGGTACATCATATCATTTAATTTTCAATCCACCTGCTGTGGAAGGTAAATGTGATAAAGATGGCGGCGAACTTTACACACGTGCGGATGATAATCCTGAAACGGTTGCAAACCGTCTGGAAGTAAATATGAATCAAGCACAACCTTTGCTCAACTTCTATGAAGCAAAAGGTGTGTTAACAAATATTGATGGACAGCAAGATATTAATAAAGTGTTTGCTGATCTTGATGCTCTTTTACAGAGCAGCCGCAGCTGATACCCGGCTCCGGGCGCAGAATACTGCTTCCGCGGGAGGCATGCGGGAGCAACACCGAAACATAATTTTTTTGAGAGTTGCAAAAGCATATTGTGCCCGGTATATATTTCTTTTAAAAAGTGCAACATTACTTTTGGGAGAGTATAATGGGTTTCGTGGAAGCATCTGTGTAACGGGTATGAATATCTCATCAAAGACATTCCGGTATTCGTGTAAACATGGGAGATTCAGTGCCCAGACTGGTCCTGTATATTCCGTGGATTGTGTGAAGCGAAACCAGACGAGCGTCTTTCAAACATCTCTCATACAATCCAAACATATGTTGAAACGAGGTTGCTTCTATAGTTGCAGCAGATATCCGTTTGATGTAACGATGAGAACTTTAATTTGCATATAGAGAGGAGAGACAGAGTAGATGGCGAAAGATGATGTAATTGAAGTCGAAGGAACAGTTGTTGAGACTTTGCCAAACGCGATGTTTAAGGT
Proteins encoded in this region:
- the rplO gene encoding 50S ribosomal protein L15, yielding MKLHELKPAEGSRKQRNRVGRGIGSGNGKTAGRGHKGQNSRSGGGVRPGFEGGQNPLFRRLPKRGFTNINRKEYAIVNLDTLNRFEDGAEVTTALLLETGLVSNEKAGIKVLGNGTLNKKLTVKAHKFSASAKEAIENAGGTTEVI
- the secY gene encoding preprotein translocase subunit SecY, with the protein product MFQTISNFMRVRDIRNKIIFTLLMLIVFRIGTFIPVPNVDANVLKATDEFNLVGFLNTFGGGALKNFSIFAMGIMPYITASIIVQLLQMDVVPKFAEWAKQGEVGRRKLAQFTRYFTIILAFIQSFAMSFGFNKMYGGSLIKEEGILTYVTISIVLTAGTAFLVWLAEQITAHGVGNGISVVIFAGIVAALPTGINQIYAQQIEGAGDKLFINIIILALLALILLAIVVGVIYVQQALRKIPIQYAKRVTGRNQQTGGQQTHLPLKVNAAGVIPVIFSVAFLVTPRTLAAFFGQNDVTTFIENTFDYQKPVGMLIYVALIVAFTYFYAFVQVNPENVADNLKKQGAYIPGIRPGENTQTYLTSVLYRLTFVGAIFLTVIAVMPIIFINLMNLPASVQIGGTSIIIVVGVALETMKQLESQLVKRHYKGFMK
- a CDS encoding adenylate kinase, with amino-acid sequence MNIVLMGLPGAGKGTQADKIVEKYAIPHISTGDMFRAAIKEGTELGLQAKSFMDQGALVPDEVTIGIVRERLAKPDCEKGFLLDGFPRTVPQAEALDSILANLGKAIEHTINIQVEKDELIARLSGRRICKTCGTSYHLIFNPPAVEGKCDKDGGELYTRADDNPETVANRLEVNMNQAQPLLNFYEAKGVLTNIDGQQDINKVFADLDALLQSSRS